CGTTGTCGGTGTATTACTATCGACAAGGCGATTATAGCGAAGCACAACGTCATATGAATGAAGCCAAGCAACTGAATACATCGAGTACTTTATTAAACTTAATACAAGCGGATATTTATCTCGGGCAAAATAAGCCTGATGATGCTTTAGCTGTGATTGAATATAAGCAACGCATCATGCCTGAAAATCGAGCGCTGAGTTATAAGCTGGCTGAAATTTACTTAAGAAAAAATAATATTCAACAAGTTGAAATGATTGCCAATAAATTCAGTCGGAAAAATCCGAGTGATGTGGTGGCATGGCAATATTTACAACGTGCTGCCAATTTAGATAAGGATAATCCAATGCGAACCATCAATGTTTTGCGTTATCGGGCTGAGGTTGAATATTGGCGAGGTGCTGAATCAACGGCGATCAAATCACTTTTGCATGCACAAAGACTGGCGAAAGATAATGTATCAATGTCTGCCAAAATCAGTCAGCGTTTAAAAGTCATGCAGGCGGAACGTCAAGAGAAAATTTAAATCATTATTTCTATGTAGAGGTGAGGCTACATGATTAAAGGGCAATGTTTATGTGGGGCAATTCACTATGCTTATCATGCAGAGATCAAACAGAGTATTTTGTGCTTTTGTCAGGATTGTCGTTTAGCACAAGGCGCACTATTTGGATGGAATAGTCCTATTGATCAACAGGCATTTGAAATCACTCAAGGTAAGGCATTTTTAAAAGCTTATTTTCATACCCCAAATAAAGCACGTGTCTTTTGTATACAGTGTGGAAGTCCAATTTACTCTTACCGCTTAGATTTGCCGAATGTTTTAAGGCTTAGATTGGGGAGTATTACTGAAGGTGAAATTCCACCGCCAAATCAAACATTTTATAGTCAATATCAGCCTGATTTTATTCAAATTATTAATTGTTTAAACAATTAGTCTTGCGGTTGTTTTAGCGTAAATTCATTCATTTTTGACGTATACTGTAGGCTAAGGCAATAGAGATTGTATGAAGTCGAATGAAAAAAATAGTCTTAATGAGTGTGTTTTTGTGGATGTCAGCGACCAGCATGGCGCAGCAAGTTCCTGAAAAATATGTCAAAGAAATTGATAATATATCGACTCAATATAATACCGATATGAAATATTTTCTACGTACATTAGATTCGCATACCACATCATTTAATCCGCAACAAAAAGCTCAATTCTGTGGCATCGTCAGTCGCTATGTGAATGCTTTTTATCAGGCGACGGACAAGAATCGTAGTTCATTACCTGTGTCTTATGCCCAAATGAGCAAGCAAGATGTGATTGATAAAGTCATGCAATCCAAAGAGATGCGCTTAATCAGCAAATATAATATTCAATGTGACTTAAACGGTTCGCTTTAAAAAAACGGATTTATTTATCACTGAAAAAAATAATATCGATTTTTGCAGAGATGAAATCGGAATGTGATGAATTAAGATTTAAATATGAAATTTGAAAAAGGCTTGAAAGGATAGGGGGAAATTGATTTTTAATTATTTGAATATGAAGTAGAAAATATGAAACTATTTTTAGAGGATTGAGCGGGCTATTTAAACATTAATCAATGACACGGGTTTAAATAGTCCAAATCAAACGTGTGACGCGATAGGATTAAGCAAGCTTTGCTTTGATTTTAGCTGAAACTTGTGCAGGATCGGCACGTCCGGCTATGATCGGACGTAGAGAATTCATCACCTTACCCATATCTTTAATGCTAGTAGCTTGTTGAGCAGCAATCGTTTGCTCAATCATGGAATCAAGTTCTTCCTCAGTCATAGCTGCTGGTAGAAATTGAGATAACACCTCAACTTCGGCTTGTTCCTTACTAGCTAAGTCTTGTCGATTAGCACCTTCAAAGGCTTTAATCGATTCTTTACGTTGTTTGATTTGCTTTTCAATGACCGCGAGAACTCGACTATCATCAAGTTCAACGCGCTCATCGACTTCGATTTGCTTGATTGCTGCCTGTAGACCACGAATGACCGTTAACTTATCCATTTCTTTAGCACGCATTGCAGCTTTCAAAACGTCAGTTATTTGGGTTTTTAAAGTCGTCATCTATATTGTCCAGACAGTCAATGTGTCACAAATTAATCTTAGTAAAGGCGAGTCGTACGTACTGATTCACGCGCCAATTTCTTTTGGTAGCGTTTAACAGCAGCAGCTTTTTTACGTTTACGTTCTTGAGTTGGTTTCTCGTAGAATTCACGTTTACGAACGTCAGCTAAAACGCCTGCTTTTTCGCATGAACGTTTGAAACGACGGATAGCTACGTCTACTGGTTCGCCTTCTTTCAATTTAACTTGTGGCATGAAGAATCCTCTAGTTTATGGATAAGACTGAGTGCACCATTGCACTAAGTCACAAGTGAAGTGCAGTATTTTACTCATTTACATCTCATACCACAAGCCTATAATAGCCTGAGCAATATTTTGAAATGGGTAATAGGCAGTTTAATGATCGTTTTAGGCTTAGAAACGTCGTGTGATGAAACAGGTCTTGCACTGTATGACAGTGAAGTCGGCTTAAGAGGACAGGTGTTATATAGTCAAATTAAATTGCATGCAGAATATGGTGGTGTGGTGCCAGAACTCGCGTCACGTGACCATGTGCGCAAACTCATTCCGCTCATAAATCAGTTGCTTGAAGAAAGCAATCTGAAAAAATCCGAGATTGATGCAATCGCCTATACCCGTGGTCCTGGTCTAATGGGCGCACTTATGACCGGCGCACTTTTTGGTCGAACTTTGGCATTTGCCCTGAATAAACCTGCGATTGGTGTGCACCATATGGAAGGTCATATGTTGGCGCCTTTATTGTCAGAAACACCGCCTGAATTTCCGTTTGTCGCATTATTGGTTTCGGGTGGTCATACCCAATTGATGGCTGCTTATGGCATTGGTCAGTATGAAATGCTGGGTGAATCGATTGATGATGCAGCCGGTGAAGCCTTTGATAAAGTTGCAAAAATGATGGGCTTGCCATACCCGGGGGGGCCAAATATTTCTAAATTAGCCTTACAAGGTGATGCCAAAGCATTTGATTTCCCACGTCCAATGTTGCACCAGGGTTTGGACTTTTCTTTTAGTGGTTTGAAAACTTCTGTTTCAAATCAGTTGAAAAAAGTTGAAGGTCAGGGGCGTGAAGCAGATATTGCAGCCTCTTTCCAAGAAGCTTTAGTAGATACTTTGGTGAAAAAATCGGTGAAAGCACTGAAGCAAACCGGTTTAAAACGTTTGGTGATTGCAGGCGGTGTCAGTGCCAATAAACGTTTGCGTGAGCGTTTAGAAGCCGATTTAGCCAAAATTAAAGCCAATGTATATTATGCAGAACCGGCACTGTGTACGGACAATGGAGCGATGATTGCATTTGCAGGTTATCAACGTTTAAAAGCAGGTCAACAAGATGGTTTGGCGGTCACCACGACACCACGTTGGCCAATGACGGAGTTGACCAATCCAGAAGCGGTATAAAATTTCAATATATAAAAGAGGCGAAAGCCTCTTTTTTAATGGTGATCTGTTATTAAACTTAATAAATCTTAATTAAAGTGGAGTTTTAGCTTGATCTAAGAATGTGATTGGGATCCATACAATATTCGTATGATTGTTTTATTCATAAGGCTTCCATGTTTTTGTTTTTTCGTTGTATTCATATTGAATTTGATCATGGTAATTTGTTTCAAAGCCTATCTCATCTTCAGTTTTTTTAATTTCGAAGCATTGTCGAATATTGCTATAGGTTTCGTGGGTGCCAGGGTGGTCGCCATCATATTGCGATCCAGATAAGCAAACTTTAGGCTGACTTATAGAATATTGAAAACTAGGTTTTTTCATCGTAGCACCTTGGTTATTTTCCCAACCTGTATATTGATAATTGAGTGGGTAAGCCATACCAGTTTTCGTATCTAAAGCGATTAACTCTAAAGCGTCTGTGTTTCCGATATTCAATAAAATATAGTGTTGAGCAAAGTTGGCTTTCTGAGTTTTGAGTACATTTTTATATCGTGCGATATTCTTCTTTGAACAAAAAGAACCATTGTAACCATCTGAATCGCAATGGTTCACTTTTTTGAAAGGTGCATTCTGCGTGGTATTCGCATGGCTTGCAGTTATGCTCACTAAAATGCTAGACGTGAGTAGGAGTATTTTATTCATCAATATTTCCGATTTTTTAATTTTTAAAATTGAGTTGATTTAAGATTTGATGGATCAAAACACAACGTTATTCAGACTTAGCCTCCTGAATCGAGGCTTGGAATTTTTCTTTCATCTCAGCATACTGAGGATGGGCTTTAGCTTCATCCCATTTTTGTTTAAAAATCTGTGCAGCAGCAGCTTTTACAGGGTCTTCTGAGCTACGAGGTAACTCTTCACGACCATGCGCACCACTTAAACCTTTTTTATCCTCAGGCACAGCACCGTCATATTTCTTACCGCCTTTATGATTGGCATATCGGCGAGCACGGGTATAACCCATTTGTAGAAATTTTCGAGCCATGTCCGCCCCCACAAAATCATCATTTTCTAAATAATCTAAGAACAGTTGATAGATCTTTTCAGAGCTTTCCGTGGCTTTGGCTTCATCGGCGAATTTCCAATAGGGTAATATTTCTGATTTATACGGCTCAACCAACAATACGCCTTGTTCGCCACGACCAACACGATATAGCTCAGGGCGTTTCCGAAAGTTGATCTGTTTAAAATCGAGTGAGTAATCAAAACTATTGGAGTGAACACGTGTAGCGCGTTTAGGAATATCTGATCTGCTTTTATTGTTCATAATATCATCCTATTTAATAGATGAATCATACTTGGCAAGTCCTTCAAAATCGATACAGATTTGTAATCAAAACAACGACAGATCTCAACTTGTATCTGGCGAATTAAAGCTTTTATGATGAAAGAAATCAAAAAATCGAATAACAGCACATATTTAAAAAAATCAAAAAAGGAATGACACAATGCACCATGATGCAGAACACTTTAAAGATCATCCTGCTTTTAAAAAAGGCGTTCGTTTTGATTATGAAGTCATGGACTTACATACCATTCAAGATGGTGCAAAGCCAGAGCAAAATATCGAGTTTCGGCTAGGTGGATTTGGTTCAGATCTTTCTCCGCATCCGCTTTACCCTAATCAGTTTTATGCGCTGACCGATCGGGGGCCGAATACCGATTACAACATCAACCATGATCATGGAAAAATGTTTTTAGATCCGGGTTATGCGCCTCGGATTGGGCATTTTGAAATCACGCCACAAGGCAAAATTCAAAAAATTAAAGAAATACTTTTAAAAACTCCCACAGGTCAGCCGATTACAGGGTTGCCCAATCAACATTTTGGCGCGACCAAAGAAATTGCTTATGACCGAAATGATCAATTGTTAAATCCAGGCACAGATGAATTTGGATTGGACACCGAAGCCTTCGTGGCTTTAGACGATGGAAGCTTTTGGGTCAGTGATGAATACGGTCCTCATATCGTGCATTTTGATGCCAATGGTATTGAGATTGATCGGATCAACGCCTATGAGTCTGACACACGTCGCAAGCAGGGGTATTTACTGCCATTAGAATATGCCAACCGCCGTCAAAATCGCGGCATGGAAGGGCTGACCATTACACCGGATCAAAAGACTTTGGTGGGGATCATGCAATCTGCCATGAGTAATCCAGACGCTTCAGTGAATCATTCAGATTTAACTCGAATCGTGATGATTCATTTAGAAACCCATCAAATCTCACAGTATCTGTATAGACAAGACATCAGTCAAAACGTCCATTCCAATACTGCCATTAGCGCTTTATCTGAAATGCAATTTTTAGTGGCTGAGCGAGATGACGATTTTTATAAGGATAATCCGCAGGCGTTTAAGCGGGTATTTAAAATTAATATTGATGCAGCCAGCAATTTAGAGGCTATTGAAGACGCAGAGCATGTTCAGCAAGATCGACATTTAGGCTTATTGATCGATGGTTTAACCGTAGAACAATATGTCTTACAACACGGCTGGGAAGGATTGGCAGCCGTCGGCATTAAACCTGTGAGCAAAACCTTGGTGGTGGATTTGGTTGAAAGATTGAAATATCCGCATGACAAAATTGAAGGCTTATGGGTCATCGATGATACTCATTTAGCGGTATTAAATGATGATGATTATGCCTTTAGTGATGAGGATGATGTGATTCAACAAAAGTATTTGGATACTGCCAAAACATTGATTGATGGCAATACCTTATATATTTTAGATGGATTAGATTTAACAGCAGAATGACTCTAACAGCTCGAGATTGATGCGCGAGCAAAACGAATGCTCAATCTAAGTCTGTATAAAGCACGGCATTAATCCATGAAAGCCAAACCAAGCAGCACAGATTCAAATCAAAATTGCATCAAGCCTGACTCAAATAAAACCACATAAAAAACAGGATGTGTCTAGGCACATCCTGTTTGAGTTTCTTCTAATGAAAGGTTTATTTCGTTGTGTTCAATAGCTGCGAACCAATCCAATGTTTCGAGAACTGATAAGCGGCACGTCCAGAACGTTGACCACGTGATTGACACCAGCGTAAGGCTTCGGCACGTGCTTGTTCAGTGAGCGACATACCATCTTTAGCCAAATAGGTTTCCACAATTTCTAAATATAGATTTTGATCCATTGGATAGAAAGACAGCCACAAACCAAAACGATCAGACAGAGAAATTTTTTCTTCAATCGCTTCTTGCGGATGCAGTTCTGTGTACTGCGGTACATCAACACGGGTGACAGGGGTATTTTCATGCATAAATTCAGGCAATAAATGACGGCGGTTACTGGTCGCATAAATAATGAAATTGCTTGAACCGGATTGCAGTGAGCCATCTAATACGCTTTTTAAACTGCGATAATTTTCATCTTCAGCATTAAATGCCAAGTCATCGCAATACACGATAAATTTCTCAGGTCGGTCTTGAATCAATTTTTGAATCTCAGGCAAGTCCGACAAATCATCACGTTCAATTTCAATGAGTCGAAGTCCTTGATCTTGATACTTAGACAACAATGCACGCACGATTGAAGACTTTCCTGTACCCCGAGAACCCGTCAACAGCAAATCATTGGCAGGCAAGCCCTTTAAAAATTGTTCCGTGTTTTGTAGAACTTTTTCTTTTTGACGATCAATGCCTTTTAAGTCATCTAAATCAATGATTTTCGGTTTGGGAATGCCAATCAGTTGATGATCTTGCCATTTAAAGGCTGGCGCTGAAAAGTCAGTGGCTTGTTTCGGTGTCGGTAGAACATGTTGAAGTTGTTCCAAAACAACGCTTAAGCGTTCAATCAAATGCTCGGGTAATTCTATTGTTGCCATAATGTAGCTACTAAAAATTCTGTTTCATTTATACTAATCGAGAACCAGCAAATAACCTATTCCAAAAAGGTCATGTTATTTGAACCCTAAAGAATGAAACTTTTGGTCAATAAAAAAGATCGCATTGCAGATTGATTAATTTTAACTTTTTGATCATAGTCACTGTATAAAATATGCTCAATACAACAATAGATCTCAAGGATTGAAATCTCAGGAAAAGCGCAATGATGTTTAAACCGATGCATGATCTGAATCCACACCAAGCCTATCGCATTAAAAAATTAAAACGTCAGTTAGACAAAGCGGAAAGCTATGAGGAATGGAAAACCATTGCGCTAAAATTGGATGATGAAAGTGGCGCACAAGAATGGAAATACGACAACAGTTCACCGTATTTTGATGCAGAAATCATTTCACATCGTTTGAATCTATTGCGTAAATACCAACTGAATAAACGTGTCGTGGATTTGATTTATATTCTGAGAGAAGGGTTAAGTCACGATATTGCCAATATTGGTCATCCGATGCTGTTTGCGCATACCTATATTGGCACCAAAAAACTGATTGAAGATTACATTGAGGAAGTCAGTAAAAGTTTAATCTTTATTGCTTCACAAGACTGTGACTCCCTTAGCTTACAGCAAAAATTAGAGTTTTTTGAAAACTGCCAATTGTCCTATGGACAACCAGCGATGATGTTTTCCGGTGGCGCATCTTTAGGCTTGTTTCATAGTGGGGTCTGTAAAACTCTGATTGAACAAGATCTCATGCCCAAAGTACTCTCAGGTTCAAGTGCCGGCGCCATGATGACTGCGATGCTGGGCGTATCCAATGCCGAAGAAATTACCCAATTGCTGACCGGTGAAAGTTTTTATAGTGAAGCCTTTCACTTCCGCAGTTTTAAAGAGTTAGTGCAGGGCAATGGTGGGGTTGCGGATGTTCGTTATTTAAAAAAATTCTTGATTGAAAATTTAGGCGATTACACCTTTAAAGAAGCCTATGAAAAATCAGGTTTAGACATCAATATCAGTGTTGCACCCTATGATGTCACGCAAGAAGATGCACGGATTATGAATAAATATACCGCGCCGGATTTGTTGGTGTGGAGTGCGGTGTTGGCGTCTTGTGCAGTGCCGATTTTGTTTCCGCCGGTACGTTTAACCAGTAAACGTTATGATGGGGTACATACGCCGTATTTGGCCAGTATCCGTTGGGTGGATGGCAGTGTACGCAGTGATTTTCCACAAGAGAAAATGGCACGTCTGTATAATATTAATTACACCATTGCCAGTCAGGTGAATCCGCATATCGTACCGTTTATGCAAAGTGATGCAGAACGCTTCCGGACCGATTTACTCAGTTGGCCTCAGCGGATTGTACGTAAACATGGCAAAACCATTGCCATGGATGTGATGAACTTTACCCGAGATCGGGTGGGGCGTGTACCGACAGTGCGCCGACTGTTAGATCATGGCTATGGGATTATTGATCAGCGTTATTATGGTGATTTAAATATCGTGGGCAATTATAGCCTGCGTCATTATCAATATATGTTACAAAACCCACGTCCGCATTTATTTAAAATTTTACAACGAGAAGGCGAGCGGGCAACTTGGGCTAAACTATCCAGTATTGAAGCGCATGCACGAATTGGTAAAACCATTGAGCATTGCCTTACGCAATTGAAATCAAATTCTATTAAATGTGACGCCGTTGAATCTCATACTTCCCAAACACCTCACGACAGTTCTATCTCGGCTCAAGCCAGCGGTTAATGGCAGGCACAGCCAAAGTTTTGGTCGTCGGTTGCATCAAGTGCAATTTGACGATCAATATTATTGGCTGAAATTTCAATATTTAGGTTTAAGTCATGTCCATGAACAATCTTTTCACAATGAATTGAATGTTTATCAAAGACTATTAGCTCAACAGCCCAATATCACTGCACCCTTTCAAATTCTGAGCTTAAATCAGACGGCTCAAAAAAAATTAGGGTATTTAGAGCCTATTGAAAATGACGGAATCATTGATTCAATGTTGTGTGTAGAACATTTGAGTCCCTTATTTCAGCAAAATCCACACACCCTAGAACGTGATCAGGTACGACATGTGCTGTTACAGAGCATCGAAGTACTTGAGCAGTTGCATGATTTAGGTTTTGTACATGGCGATCTCAAACCCACGCATTTTAGACAGTATCAATCACAGGCTGTTTTGATTGATTTTGAGCAGAGTTTTCATATCAATGACCTAATGACACTTTCTAATCAGCAAGATGATTCCCAGAGCCATACGGCAACACCGCATTATATGGCCCCTGAACTGTTTCATGGACAGGCCAAATCATTTTCAAGTGATGTTTATGCTTTAGGAATTATTTGGTTGGAATGGTTAAACCAACAAAGATTTCAACAAAAAAGCTATTTGGATTGGGCGAAATGGCATTGCCAAAGTTTAGAAATTGAATTACCCATGCGGTTTAAAGATTTTGAAACAGTTTTAGGACTCATGTTGACGAAAAACAAAGCCCAACGTTGTACGAATTTTTATCAAATAAAACAGAGATTAAACAATAATGTATATTAAAAAAGCATAAATAGAGTGGGTTGTTTTATATTTAATCAAACGCATGTTTTTTTAATAAAAAGTGCTTGTCAGGGCGGAGTGATCTCTATAATATACACAGCCATCGGGGACGTGGCGAAATTGGTAGACGCACTGGATTTAGGTTCCAGCGCCGCAAGGTGTGAGAGTTCGAGTCTCTCCGTCCCCACCAAGTAATTTACTTAGGTGGAACGACCGAAGTAAGTGAAATAGAGGATTGGTGTAATGGTAGCATGACGGTCTCCAAAACCGTTCGTCAAGGTTCGAGTCCTTGATCCTCTGCCAAGTTTTATGAAACTCCATGCAATTATCATTGTAGGTGAGTATTCAAAGGGGACGTGGCGAAATTGGTAGACGCACTGGATTTAGGTTCCAGCGCCGCAAGGTGTGAGAGTTCGAGTCTCTCCGTCCCCACCATATTTAAGCAAGGTTGATTCCTTGCTTTTTTATTGTCAAACTTAGACAATAGAAAAAATAGAGGATTGGTGTAATGGTAGCATGACGGTCTCCAAAACCGTTCGTCAAGGTTCGAGTCCTTGATCCTCTGCCAAGTTTTATGAAACTCCATGCAATGTTTTATTGCTGGTGAGTATTCAAAGGGGACGTGGCGAAATTGGTAGACGCACTGGATTTAGGTTCCAGCGCCGCAAGGTGTGAGAGTTCGAGTCTCTCCGTCCCCACCATTATTTAAGCAAGGTTTGATACCTTGCTTTTTTATTGCCTAAATTTTATAAAAGTATAGCTGTGCTGATATTTTGGAAAATACATCGCAATTTAATTGCCTGAATATGTTTTTCATTTTTATTCTAATAAAAAAAATAGAAAGAAATTGCACATTCTGTTTATTAGCTGATTAGCACTGCTGCAAAGAAAGACAGGGGGGATTGTTTTGATATTTGAAGGACTCAATAAAAAGGCATAAAAAAGCCCAAATCCTTTGGGCATCGTGTTCTAAATATTTCAAAAATTAAATTCGTCATGCTCAGTTTAAATGTACTGAATCATGTGTGTGCCTTAAAACACTATTTATCCTGTTTCCTAGATATAGCCTAATGCACTGTCACCCGATCTGAAATTCAGAATACGGCTCAATTAATCATTGTTTAAATTCTACTTAACTTTAGAAGCATCATGATGCTGATCATGAAAATGCAATACTGGATAAACTCCGCATTCATAATCATTCTTTGAAACTATGTTAAGCCAGCATAAATTAAAAATCATTCAAAATAGAAACTGCGCTTTAGCAAGAGTTATGCTTTTAAATGATCCTCAAACTCTTCACCCAATTGCATTGCCAAATTATTACCTGCCAACTCATTGGTCACTAGGCCGTATTCTTTCTTAAAACTGAAAGTAAAGCCCCCATTGTCAGTCAAACTTCTCACTGAATAGCCCAACTTTTCTAACCAAATACGAAATGCGATTAAATTCTTTGCTTTAACGACCTTTTTCACGATTCAACTCCATTTAGTGATAGTAATTAAATAGGGATAAACAAATTGCTTTTAAAGGGTAAATTGCAAGATAAATGCAAAATCAATCTTGTTTGTCTATTTTATATTCAAAAATAAATTCTGTAATATTCAATATGTTTCAAAATAAATGTTAATCCTTTGTTAATTTGTTGAATATTAACAATAATTTTGATATATCTGGTTTTTGGCTAAAGATTGTATTTTTCAATAGTTGTAAGATTTAATTTCAACAATTACTTAATATATAAAGTAAATGGAGAGATCGGAGAATCTAATTCAAAAATATTCATGGATGTATCGATTTTTTTGACTCAAATGCTTCAATCCGCTATAAACAGCTTTTTTAAAAGCCTTAAGACCATGTCTAATTGCCTGACCATTGAAGACGATGTTGCTCATACCGTTGAGCAGATGAAAAAGCTCAATCAAACTGCCGTAGCGGTGATGCTCGGGCATGAGAACTGGTTGATCTTCACTGAGCAATCTAAAGTGTCGTATACACCTTTTGGCAGTGCGCGTCGTTATCAACCCGCGTTATCGGGTTTGCTATTGGTTCGTGTCGATGAAATGGATCTCGTGCGTGTAGTAACTCAGCAAGAATTGGATGAGTACAGTCAAACCCATCAAATCCTTTAAGACTATTTTTCGGCTTGATTCTCAATTGGAGCGCCAAAAAAAAGATCAATTAAAATTGATCTTTCAACTCACGGATGCGTTTAAATTCTGCTGCGCTATCCACCCGTAAAAATGGATTGGTTGCAAGTTCTAGTTCAATCGTTGAGGGTAGCGTGATTTGATGATTAGCGCGCAGTTGATTGACGTTCTGCATCCGTGATTGCAAAGCTTTATTTTCTGGTTCAATCGTGAGTGCAAACTGTCCATTGGACTGGGTGTATTCATGTGTGCAATAGACTTGTGTACGCGGTGGTAGGGCAGCTAAACGATTCAGGGATTGATACATCTGTTCAGCTGTGCCTTCGAATAATCGCCCACAGCCCATCGCAAATAGTGTATCGCCACAAAATAGCGTATCAATTGCATCGATGAAATACACAATATGACCGAGGGTATGACCGGGAACCGAGAAAATATCAACTTTTAAGCCATTAAACTCAAAGCTTTCATCATTTTGCAGTGGACGGCTGATGAAAGGAATCTTTGATAGCTCTTCACGTGGCCCGTAAACCGGAATGGGGCGATTGGCAATTAAATCTGGCACGCCGCCAATATGATCTTTATGCCAATGGGTTAACCAAATTTGCTTAAGATTAAAATGGTGCTGGGCACAGAAATTTTCAACAAGCACGGCTTCAGTGGGATCTACAACAATGACCTCTTGGGTATCGGTGTCTTCTAAGACCCAAATGTAATTTTGCAATGCATTTTTTACATTGATGACATGAATTTTAAATTTCATTCAATTATTTCCTTATCCATATCGATTAGTTTAATCAACTATTTTCGAAAGATCTAATTAAAAATTAATTTTATAAATCAGTAAATTATGTGTATTTTA
The sequence above is drawn from the Acinetobacter lanii genome and encodes:
- the gloB gene encoding hydroxyacylglutathione hydrolase, whose protein sequence is MKFKIHVINVKNALQNYIWVLEDTDTQEVIVVDPTEAVLVENFCAQHHFNLKQIWLTHWHKDHIGGVPDLIANRPIPVYGPREELSKIPFISRPLQNDESFEFNGLKVDIFSVPGHTLGHIVYFIDAIDTLFCGDTLFAMGCGRLFEGTAEQMYQSLNRLAALPPRTQVYCTHEYTQSNGQFALTIEPENKALQSRMQNVNQLRANHQITLPSTIELELATNPFLRVDSAAEFKRIRELKDQF